In a single window of the Populus alba chromosome 16, ASM523922v2, whole genome shotgun sequence genome:
- the LOC118050589 gene encoding probable methyltransferase PMT9, which produces MKQKSEKLYTAKQITSALIAFIFLLGLLCLYYGSSFVPALSRSDGEHDGTDPVLGGNIRDFDDLLEDQEHNPEVPKSIPICDIKHSELIPCLDRNLIYQMKLKPNLTLMEHYERHCPPPERRFNCLIPPPIGYKIPIRWPESRDEVWKANIPHTHLAQEKSDQNWMVVNGEKINFPGGGTHFHDGANKYIVSLARMLKFPNDKLHNGGNIRNVLDVGCGVASFGAYLLSHSIIAMSIAPNDVHENQIQFALERGIPSTLGVLGTKRLPYPSRSFELAHCSRCRIDWLQRDGILLLELDRLLRPGGYFAYSSPEAYALDPENRRIWNAMHDLLRRMCWRVAVKKDQTVIWQKPLGNGCYLKRDPGTQPPLCSTGDDPDATWNVHMKACIAPYSAKMHKQRGSGLVPWPKRLTAASPRLEDIGVSPEQFHEDTNIWQFRVNEYWKQMKSVVRKNYFRNVMDMNSNLGGFGAALKDTDVWVMNVAPVNMSARLKIIYDRGLIGTVHDWCEAFSTYPRTFDLLHAWGVFSEIQEHGCSVEDLLIEMDRILRPDGFVIIRDKPLIINYIRKFVTALRWDRWLSEVEPRSDALSLSEERVLIARKKLWSGGVSAM; this is translated from the exons ATGAAGCAAAAAAGCGAAAAGCTTTACACTGCCAAGCAAATAACCTCTGCTCTGATCGCCTTCATTTTTCTTCTGGGCTTGCTCTGTCTGTACTATGGATCTTCTTTTGTTCCTGCTCTCTCCAGATCTGACGGCGAACATGACGGCACGGATCCTGTTCTCGGCGGGAATATCCGGGATTTTGATGATTTGTTAGAGGACCAAGAACATAACCCAGAAGTCCCCAAAAGCATTCCT ATCTGTGATATAAAACACTCAGAGTTGATACCATGTTTGGATAGAAACCTTATCTACCAAATGAAATTGAAGCCAAATTTGACTTTAATGGAGCATTATGAAAGGCATTGTCCCCCTCCGGAGCGGCGTTTTAATTGTCTTATACCACCTCCTATTGGTTACAAG ATCCCTATAAGGTGGCCGGAGAGTAGAGATGAGGTTTGGAAAGCAAATATACCTCATACACATCTCGCGCAAGAGAAGTCGGATCAGAATTGGATGGTAGTGAATGGGGAGAAGATAAATTTTCCTGGTGGAGGAACCCATTTTCATGATGGAGCAAATAAGTACATTGTTTCTCTTGCTAGG ATGCTTAAATTTCCCAATGATAAACTTCACAATGGTGGGAATATCCGAAATGTTCTTGACGTTGGATGTGGAGTTGCAAGTTTTGGAGCTTATCTTCTTTCCCACAGCATTATAGCTATGTCCATTGCACCTAATGATGTACATGAGAATCAAATACAGTTTGCACTGGAGAGAGGGATTCCTTCAACTCTCGGTGTCTTAGGCACTAAAAGACTTCCTTATCCAAGTAGATCATTCGAACTGGCTCACTGTTCTCGATGCCGTATTGATTGGCTCCAGAGAGATGGAATCCTCTTGTTAGAACTTGATAGATTACTAAGACCTGGAGGGTATTTTGCCTACTCCTCTCCTGAAGCCTATGCACTTGATCCAGAAAATCGAAGGATCTGGAATGCAATGCATGACCTTTTAAGAAGAATGTGTTGGAGGGTTGCTGTGAAGAAAGATCAGACTGTTATTTGGCAAAAACCATTGGGTAATGGCTGTTACTTGAAGAGGGATCCTGGGACGCAGCCCCCGCTATGCAGTACTGGTGATGACCCAGATGCAACTTGGAATGTGCACATGAAGGCCTGCATAGCCCCCTACTCAGCAA AGATGCACAAGCAAAGAGGAAGCGGGTTAGTTCCTTGGCCAAAGAGGCTTACTGCAGCATCCCCTCGGTTGGAAGACATTGGTGTCAGTCCTGAACAATTCCATGAAGACACT AACATTTGGCAATTTAGAGTGAATGAGTACTGGAAGCAGATGAAATCTGTTGTACGGAAGAATTACTTCAGAAATGTCATGGATATGAACTCAAACCTTGGGGGTTTTGGTGCTGCTCTCAAAGATACAGATGTCTGGGTGATGAACGTTGCTCCAGTCAACATGTCTGCTAGATTGAAGATCATTTACGATCGTGGCTTAATTGGAACAGTTCATGATTG gtGTGAAGCATTTTCTACATACCCACGTACATTCGATCTTCTTCATGCCTGGGGAGTATTTTCTGAGATTCAGGAGCATGGGTGCAGTGTGGAGGATCTATTAATTGAAATGGATCGGATTCTAAGGCCTGATGGGTTTGTCATAATAAGAGACAAGCCCTTAATCATAAACTATATCCGAAAATTTGTGACTGCCTTAAGGTGGGATCGTTGGTTATCAGAGGTAGAACCAAGGAGTGATGCCCTCTCCTTGAGTGAAGAACgagttttgattgcaagaaagaAGTTATGGAGTGGAGGGGTATCAGCAATGTGA